The proteins below are encoded in one region of Chelmon rostratus isolate fCheRos1 chromosome 21, fCheRos1.pri, whole genome shotgun sequence:
- the LOC121625006 gene encoding rho GTPase-activating protein 23-like isoform X1: MNGVAFCLVGIPPHSDTEAKGRKDGMVSSNENRRRPLSSGEVEGMSWQGPRTIFLEKNSQGFGFTLRHFIVYPPESSLHSLKDEENGNATGKGCQRSRLEPMDTIFVKSVKENGPAQQAGLCTGDRLVKVNGQSVLGKTYSQVIALIQNSENILELSIMPKDEDVLQLVSAYSQDAYLKGNEPYSGVAQNLPEPPPLCYTSTKPGSTAPQQSHNPQSPLDNWQCRPGPATSPLDNRPPAASTPSSGWPGGSEDSSGHFAPSGRHRGRSSSAINALDFHFANHNAAIASATLPTPRKSSLPASARTHTDALCHQALSDWYYSQAEAAEHMSPRHRSISQDRLAELGLGLALGPGPTSASTTSVEHRRRETLLYHHQAAAASHDSYWLGSWGGVSGPGSRSCSESLLAAYAEYEHNYGRSVETLAQASALVSPRYEHSSQGSQMTKFSELKDQKVSAGHHHQTTVTPPITASSTVPPTGRQSGQQIAEPQTRRVKEELVGYKSYSPSFCRKAGHLLQQAHSFREPSYSGPHLNWSSPVDSEGGMVPRPQSTPALSASEEERAQLGEDREVISPISLNQEVVLRQKPPPGHRAPVQGLRHPHYTTRVESPEPPGLTPTPGTPSPVSGGPSRRANGSLAQHAFNSLSSIPFIDEPTSPSTDLQACYVPACSVVSSSPASTVATLTCTSVSPTLSSTSPFVRLRSQDCSSIKGRRSSYLLAITTERSKSCDEGLNTFREEGRVFSKLPKRVKSFFTDGSLESLRAQEEARSKRHSTSELGTITFSDVRKEGWLHYKQILTEKGKKVGGGMRPWKRVFSVLRSHSLFLYKDKREAVLHGAGAGPSQDEHPPISIRGCLIDIAYSETKRKHTLRLTTQDFCEYLLQAEDRDDMLAWIKVIRENSKTENEEIGFSRQALINKKLNDYRKHSLTGNKPDSSPRAHRMMPPFLLAKTDNTSVNRASRTDDNKALWGINIMKKAKKTGSPKAFGVRLEDCQPAVNHKFVPLIVEMCCGVVETTGLEYTGIYRVPGNNAMVSNLQEHLNKGLDINTAEERWQDLNVISSLLKSFFRKLPEPLFTDDKYNDFIDANRIEDAEDRLKTMKKLIHDLPDHYYHTLKFLVGHLKRVADHSEKNKMEPRNLALVFGPTLVRTSEDNMTDMVTHMPDRYKIVETLILHHDWFFSNGEFDKEEKAPEDKRDMQPVPNIDHLLSNIGRPGMPGEASDSTTSDSVKSKLSSGSKKDLNAKDFLPMSIISAVTRKRKKCLSTHLQGSSADEDSEHEPVKASNYGGEEGGEREEKEDRGEEEAVKGEHTIPKKEKGNEKENGVKDGESTDGKDPLVRDKETEKDVGNGTGNGRKKIERESRQRATLPENAPQLHPNSFLYAHHQIHATYPRPPTVTNPPSHLKPHSLARGRPTVPFWICPTRLPNIYQASSFHRTQQPDWNQSVPVRYRKSRGGRTRAMSMNLDLELGRGEDRVRGWSAERVEVIRVIEGTPDQHGCVGVHQGSVVGPGSIQQIDILPGLAQEAPPLSSSSSGWKDQSSSGTSTVVLRRSALDPQDKTRAWRRHTVVV; encoded by the exons GCAGAGCGTTCTGGGGAAAACCTACTCTCAAGTGATCGCGCTCATCCAAAACAG TGAAAACATTCTGGAGCTCTCTATTATGCCAAAAGATGAGGATGTGTTGCAGTTGGTAAGT GCGTACTCCCAGGATGCCTACCTGAAAGGCAATGAGCCATATTCAGGCGTGGCCCAGAACCTCCCTGAGCCACCACCTCTCTGTTACACTTCCACTAAACCCGGCTCAACTGCCCCACAGCAGAGCCACAACCCTCAGAGTCCCCTGGACAACTGGCAGTGTCGACCCGGCCCCGCCACCTCTCCACTGGACAACCGCCCTCCTGCTGCTTCTACCCCCTCCTCCGGCTGGCCCGGGGGTTCTGAGGATTCCAGCGGCCACTTTGCCCCGTCAGGGCGGCACCGTGGCCGCTCGTCCTCGGCCATCAACGCGCTGGACTTTCACTTTGCTAACCATAATGCTGCCATTGCCTCTGCAACTCTCCCCACACCACGGAAGAGTAGCCTGCCGGCCTCTGCCCGCACTCACACCGATGCTCTCTGCCACCAGGCTCTGTCGGACTGGTACTACAGCCAGGCTGAGGCCGCCGAGCACATGTCCCCCCGCCACCGAAGTATATCTCAGGATCGTTTAGCAGAGCTGGGGCTGGGTTTAGCGCTCGGCCCTGGACCTACATCTGCTTCCACAACCTCTGTGGAGCATCGCAGGAGAGAAACCCTCCTATACCACCAccaggcagctgctgcttccCATGATTCCTATTGGCTAGGGAGCTGGGGTGGTGTATCAGGACCAGGAAGCAGGTCGTGCTCAGAGAGCCTGCTGGCAGCCTACGCCGAGTACGAGCACAACTACGGGCGTTCTGTGGAAACGCTGGCACAAGCCTCAGCACTGGTCTCACCACGCTATGAACACTCTTCACAAGGCTCCCAAATGACAAAATTCAGCGAGCTCAAAGACCAGAAAGTCTCAGCAGGACATCACCACCAAACCACAGTGACACCCCCTATCACAGCCTCCTCCACAGTGCCTCCTACTGGCAGGCAGTCAGGTCAGCAGATAGCTGAACCCCAAACAAGGCGAGTAAAAGAAGAGCTGGTGGGCTACAAAAGCTACAGCCCTTCTTTCTGTCGCAAAGCTGGCCACCTGCTCCAGCAGGCCCACTCCTTCAGAGAGCCCAGCTACAGCGGCCCTCACCTCAACTGGAGCAGCCCTGTGGACAGCGAGGGGGGGATGGTACCCAGACCCCAGTCCACCCCTGCCCTGTCTgcttcagaggaggagagagcccAACTGGGTGAGGACAGGGAGGTCATCTCCCCCATCTCCCTGAATCAAGAGGTCGTTCTGAGGCAGAAGCCACCTCCCGGCCACCGAGCGCCTGTTCAGGGACTTCGACACCCCCACTACACCACACGCGTGGAGTCACCGGAGCCTCCTGGTTTGACACCTACACCAGGGACCCCTTCTCCTGTCTCTGGGGGGCCCAGCCGCAGGGCTAATGGTAGCCTGGCACAGCATGCATTCAACTCCCTGTCCTCTATTCCCTTCATAG ATGAACCCACCAGTCCTAGTACTGACCTACAGGCCTGCTATGTACCAGCCTGCTCTGTGGTGTCCAGTTCCCCAGCCTCCACTGTGGCCACCCTCACTTGCACGTCTGTCTCCcccaccctctcctccacctccccctttGTCCGACTTCGTTCTCAGGACTGCA gCAGTATTAAAGGTCGTCGCTCCTCTTACCTGCTGGCCATCACCACGGAGAGATCCAAGTCCTGTGATGAGGGTCTCAACACCTTCAGGGAAGAAGGCCGCGTCTTCTC CAAACTACCAAAAAGAGTcaagagctttttcactgatgGG TCTCTGGAGAGCCTGCGAGCGCAGGAGGAGGCCCGGTCCAAGCGCCACTCCACCTCTGAACTGGGAACAATCACCTTTAGTGATGTTCGCAAGGAGGGCTGGCTGCACTATAAACAGATCCTCACAGAGAAGGGAAAG AAAGTCGGTGGTGGCATGCGGCCATGGAAGCGAGTCTTCTCTGTGCTCCGTTCCCATTCACTTTTCCTCTACAAGGACAAGCGAGAAGCCGTCCTCCACGGGGCGGGTGCCGGCCCGAGCCAGGACGAACATCCTCCAATCAGCATCCGCGGCTGTCTGATCGACATCGCCTACAGCGAAACCAAGCGCAAGCACACCCTGAGGCTGACCACGCAGGACTTCTGCGAGTACCTGCTGCAGGCCGAGGACAGAGATGACATGCTGGCCTGGATTAAGGTCATCAGGGAGAACAGCAAGACTGAAAATGAG GAGATTGGCTTCTCAAGACAAGCTCTCATTAACAAGAAGCTGAATGactacagaaaacacag TCTGACAGGGAATAAACCGGACTCCTCCCCCAGAGCCCATCGTATGATGCCCCCTTTCCTCCTGGCGAAGACTGACAACACGTCAGTGAACCGAGCCTCCAGAACTG atgaCAACAAGGCGCTGTGGGGCATCAACATCATGAAGAAGGCCAAGAAGACAGGCAGTCCGAAGGCTTTCGGTGTGCGACTGGAGGACTGTCAGCCTGCCGTCAACCATAAA TTTGTCCCTCTGATTGTGGAGATGTGCTGCGGCGTGGTGGAGACGACAGGTTTGGAGTACACCGGCATCTACCGTGTGCCGGGGAACAACGCCATGGTGTCCAACCTGCAGGAGCATCTCAACAAGGGCTTGGACATCAACACTGCTGAGGAG AGATGGCAGGACCTGAATGTCATCAGCAGCCTGCTCAAATCCTTCTTCAGAAAACTGCCTGAGCCGCTGTTTACTGATG ACAAATACAATGATTTCATTGATGCCAACCGGATAGAAGATGCGGAGGACAGACTGAAGACAATGAAGAAACTA ATCCATGACCTCCCAGACCACTATTATCACACCCTGAAGTTCCTGGTGGGTCACCTCAAGAGGGTGGCAGATCACTCTGAGAAGAATAAG ATGGAGCCAAGAAACCTGGCTCTGGTGTTTGGTCCCACTCTGGTGAGGACGTCAGAGGACAATATGACCGATATGGTCACCCACATGCCTGACCGCTACAAAATAGTGGAGACACTTATCCTGCAT CACGACTGGTTCTTCAGTAATGGAGAGTTTGACAAGGAAGAGAAG gcccCAGAGGATAAGCGGGACATGCAGCCTGTGCCCAACATTGACCATCTGCTATCTAACATCGGCAGGCCGGGCATGCCAGGGGAGGCATCAG ATTCCACCACCAGCGATTCAGTTAAGTCAAAG CTTTCTTCAGGCTCCAAGAAAGACCTGAATGCCAAGGACTTCCTGCCCATGTCCATCATCTCTGCTGTGACCCGCAAACGTAAAAAATGCCTCAGTACCCACCTGCAGGGCAGCAGCGCTGACGAGGACTCAGAGCATGAGCCAGTCAAAGCCAGCAACTATGGGGGAGAAGAAGGAGGTGAAcgggaggagaaagaggatagaggagaggaggaggcagtcAAGGGAGAACATACGATTcctaaaaaagagaaagggaatgaaaaggaaaatggggtgaaagatggagagagcacAGATGGAAAAGATCCATtggtgagagacaaagagactgaAAAGGACGTGGGGAACGGAACAGGcaatggcagaaaaaaaattgaaaggGAGAGCAGGCAGAGAGCGACCTTGCCAGAAAATGCACCACAACTTCATCCGAACAGTTTCCTCTATGCACACCATCAGATCCATGCCACATACCCAAGACCTCCGACTGTGACTAATCCTCCTTCTCATTTGAAGCCTCACAGTCTGGCCAGAGGACGCCCCACAGTCCCTTTCTGGATCTGCCCCACCAGGCTTCCCAACATCTACCAGGCTTCTAGCTTTCACAGGACCCAGCAGCCAGACTGGAACCAGTCAGTGCCAGTCCGCTACAGGAAGTCCAGAGGTGGTAGGACGAGGGCTATGTCCATGAATCTGGACCTTGAGCTGGGCAGGGGTGAGGACAGAGTCAGAGGATGGAGTGcagagagggtggaggtgaTCAGAGTCATTGAGGGAACACCAGATCAGCATGGATGTGTTGGAGTTCATCAGGGATCAGTTGTGGGTCCCGGGTCAATTCAGCAAATAGATATCCTCCCTGGTCTTGCCCAGGAggctccccctctctcctcctcttcctcaggatGGAAAGATCAGAGCTCTTCAGGAACTTCCACTGTGGTACTGAGGAGATCGGCCCTGGACCCACAGGACAAGACAAGAGCGTGGCGGCGCCACACGGTCGTAGTTTAA
- the LOC121625006 gene encoding rho GTPase-activating protein 23-like isoform X2: MNGVAFCLVGIPPHSDTEAKGRKDGMVSSNENRRRPLSSGEVEGMSWQGPRTIFLEKNSQGFGFTLRHFIVYPPESSLHSLKDEENGNATGKGCQRSRLEPMDTIFVKSVKENGPAQQAGLCTGDRLVKVNGQSVLGKTYSQVIALIQNSENILELSIMPKDEDVLQLAYSQDAYLKGNEPYSGVAQNLPEPPPLCYTSTKPGSTAPQQSHNPQSPLDNWQCRPGPATSPLDNRPPAASTPSSGWPGGSEDSSGHFAPSGRHRGRSSSAINALDFHFANHNAAIASATLPTPRKSSLPASARTHTDALCHQALSDWYYSQAEAAEHMSPRHRSISQDRLAELGLGLALGPGPTSASTTSVEHRRRETLLYHHQAAAASHDSYWLGSWGGVSGPGSRSCSESLLAAYAEYEHNYGRSVETLAQASALVSPRYEHSSQGSQMTKFSELKDQKVSAGHHHQTTVTPPITASSTVPPTGRQSGQQIAEPQTRRVKEELVGYKSYSPSFCRKAGHLLQQAHSFREPSYSGPHLNWSSPVDSEGGMVPRPQSTPALSASEEERAQLGEDREVISPISLNQEVVLRQKPPPGHRAPVQGLRHPHYTTRVESPEPPGLTPTPGTPSPVSGGPSRRANGSLAQHAFNSLSSIPFIDEPTSPSTDLQACYVPACSVVSSSPASTVATLTCTSVSPTLSSTSPFVRLRSQDCSSIKGRRSSYLLAITTERSKSCDEGLNTFREEGRVFSKLPKRVKSFFTDGSLESLRAQEEARSKRHSTSELGTITFSDVRKEGWLHYKQILTEKGKKVGGGMRPWKRVFSVLRSHSLFLYKDKREAVLHGAGAGPSQDEHPPISIRGCLIDIAYSETKRKHTLRLTTQDFCEYLLQAEDRDDMLAWIKVIRENSKTENEEIGFSRQALINKKLNDYRKHSLTGNKPDSSPRAHRMMPPFLLAKTDNTSVNRASRTDDNKALWGINIMKKAKKTGSPKAFGVRLEDCQPAVNHKFVPLIVEMCCGVVETTGLEYTGIYRVPGNNAMVSNLQEHLNKGLDINTAEERWQDLNVISSLLKSFFRKLPEPLFTDDKYNDFIDANRIEDAEDRLKTMKKLIHDLPDHYYHTLKFLVGHLKRVADHSEKNKMEPRNLALVFGPTLVRTSEDNMTDMVTHMPDRYKIVETLILHHDWFFSNGEFDKEEKAPEDKRDMQPVPNIDHLLSNIGRPGMPGEASDSTTSDSVKSKLSSGSKKDLNAKDFLPMSIISAVTRKRKKCLSTHLQGSSADEDSEHEPVKASNYGGEEGGEREEKEDRGEEEAVKGEHTIPKKEKGNEKENGVKDGESTDGKDPLVRDKETEKDVGNGTGNGRKKIERESRQRATLPENAPQLHPNSFLYAHHQIHATYPRPPTVTNPPSHLKPHSLARGRPTVPFWICPTRLPNIYQASSFHRTQQPDWNQSVPVRYRKSRGGRTRAMSMNLDLELGRGEDRVRGWSAERVEVIRVIEGTPDQHGCVGVHQGSVVGPGSIQQIDILPGLAQEAPPLSSSSSGWKDQSSSGTSTVVLRRSALDPQDKTRAWRRHTVVV; the protein is encoded by the exons GCAGAGCGTTCTGGGGAAAACCTACTCTCAAGTGATCGCGCTCATCCAAAACAG TGAAAACATTCTGGAGCTCTCTATTATGCCAAAAGATGAGGATGTGTTGCAGTTG GCGTACTCCCAGGATGCCTACCTGAAAGGCAATGAGCCATATTCAGGCGTGGCCCAGAACCTCCCTGAGCCACCACCTCTCTGTTACACTTCCACTAAACCCGGCTCAACTGCCCCACAGCAGAGCCACAACCCTCAGAGTCCCCTGGACAACTGGCAGTGTCGACCCGGCCCCGCCACCTCTCCACTGGACAACCGCCCTCCTGCTGCTTCTACCCCCTCCTCCGGCTGGCCCGGGGGTTCTGAGGATTCCAGCGGCCACTTTGCCCCGTCAGGGCGGCACCGTGGCCGCTCGTCCTCGGCCATCAACGCGCTGGACTTTCACTTTGCTAACCATAATGCTGCCATTGCCTCTGCAACTCTCCCCACACCACGGAAGAGTAGCCTGCCGGCCTCTGCCCGCACTCACACCGATGCTCTCTGCCACCAGGCTCTGTCGGACTGGTACTACAGCCAGGCTGAGGCCGCCGAGCACATGTCCCCCCGCCACCGAAGTATATCTCAGGATCGTTTAGCAGAGCTGGGGCTGGGTTTAGCGCTCGGCCCTGGACCTACATCTGCTTCCACAACCTCTGTGGAGCATCGCAGGAGAGAAACCCTCCTATACCACCAccaggcagctgctgcttccCATGATTCCTATTGGCTAGGGAGCTGGGGTGGTGTATCAGGACCAGGAAGCAGGTCGTGCTCAGAGAGCCTGCTGGCAGCCTACGCCGAGTACGAGCACAACTACGGGCGTTCTGTGGAAACGCTGGCACAAGCCTCAGCACTGGTCTCACCACGCTATGAACACTCTTCACAAGGCTCCCAAATGACAAAATTCAGCGAGCTCAAAGACCAGAAAGTCTCAGCAGGACATCACCACCAAACCACAGTGACACCCCCTATCACAGCCTCCTCCACAGTGCCTCCTACTGGCAGGCAGTCAGGTCAGCAGATAGCTGAACCCCAAACAAGGCGAGTAAAAGAAGAGCTGGTGGGCTACAAAAGCTACAGCCCTTCTTTCTGTCGCAAAGCTGGCCACCTGCTCCAGCAGGCCCACTCCTTCAGAGAGCCCAGCTACAGCGGCCCTCACCTCAACTGGAGCAGCCCTGTGGACAGCGAGGGGGGGATGGTACCCAGACCCCAGTCCACCCCTGCCCTGTCTgcttcagaggaggagagagcccAACTGGGTGAGGACAGGGAGGTCATCTCCCCCATCTCCCTGAATCAAGAGGTCGTTCTGAGGCAGAAGCCACCTCCCGGCCACCGAGCGCCTGTTCAGGGACTTCGACACCCCCACTACACCACACGCGTGGAGTCACCGGAGCCTCCTGGTTTGACACCTACACCAGGGACCCCTTCTCCTGTCTCTGGGGGGCCCAGCCGCAGGGCTAATGGTAGCCTGGCACAGCATGCATTCAACTCCCTGTCCTCTATTCCCTTCATAG ATGAACCCACCAGTCCTAGTACTGACCTACAGGCCTGCTATGTACCAGCCTGCTCTGTGGTGTCCAGTTCCCCAGCCTCCACTGTGGCCACCCTCACTTGCACGTCTGTCTCCcccaccctctcctccacctccccctttGTCCGACTTCGTTCTCAGGACTGCA gCAGTATTAAAGGTCGTCGCTCCTCTTACCTGCTGGCCATCACCACGGAGAGATCCAAGTCCTGTGATGAGGGTCTCAACACCTTCAGGGAAGAAGGCCGCGTCTTCTC CAAACTACCAAAAAGAGTcaagagctttttcactgatgGG TCTCTGGAGAGCCTGCGAGCGCAGGAGGAGGCCCGGTCCAAGCGCCACTCCACCTCTGAACTGGGAACAATCACCTTTAGTGATGTTCGCAAGGAGGGCTGGCTGCACTATAAACAGATCCTCACAGAGAAGGGAAAG AAAGTCGGTGGTGGCATGCGGCCATGGAAGCGAGTCTTCTCTGTGCTCCGTTCCCATTCACTTTTCCTCTACAAGGACAAGCGAGAAGCCGTCCTCCACGGGGCGGGTGCCGGCCCGAGCCAGGACGAACATCCTCCAATCAGCATCCGCGGCTGTCTGATCGACATCGCCTACAGCGAAACCAAGCGCAAGCACACCCTGAGGCTGACCACGCAGGACTTCTGCGAGTACCTGCTGCAGGCCGAGGACAGAGATGACATGCTGGCCTGGATTAAGGTCATCAGGGAGAACAGCAAGACTGAAAATGAG GAGATTGGCTTCTCAAGACAAGCTCTCATTAACAAGAAGCTGAATGactacagaaaacacag TCTGACAGGGAATAAACCGGACTCCTCCCCCAGAGCCCATCGTATGATGCCCCCTTTCCTCCTGGCGAAGACTGACAACACGTCAGTGAACCGAGCCTCCAGAACTG atgaCAACAAGGCGCTGTGGGGCATCAACATCATGAAGAAGGCCAAGAAGACAGGCAGTCCGAAGGCTTTCGGTGTGCGACTGGAGGACTGTCAGCCTGCCGTCAACCATAAA TTTGTCCCTCTGATTGTGGAGATGTGCTGCGGCGTGGTGGAGACGACAGGTTTGGAGTACACCGGCATCTACCGTGTGCCGGGGAACAACGCCATGGTGTCCAACCTGCAGGAGCATCTCAACAAGGGCTTGGACATCAACACTGCTGAGGAG AGATGGCAGGACCTGAATGTCATCAGCAGCCTGCTCAAATCCTTCTTCAGAAAACTGCCTGAGCCGCTGTTTACTGATG ACAAATACAATGATTTCATTGATGCCAACCGGATAGAAGATGCGGAGGACAGACTGAAGACAATGAAGAAACTA ATCCATGACCTCCCAGACCACTATTATCACACCCTGAAGTTCCTGGTGGGTCACCTCAAGAGGGTGGCAGATCACTCTGAGAAGAATAAG ATGGAGCCAAGAAACCTGGCTCTGGTGTTTGGTCCCACTCTGGTGAGGACGTCAGAGGACAATATGACCGATATGGTCACCCACATGCCTGACCGCTACAAAATAGTGGAGACACTTATCCTGCAT CACGACTGGTTCTTCAGTAATGGAGAGTTTGACAAGGAAGAGAAG gcccCAGAGGATAAGCGGGACATGCAGCCTGTGCCCAACATTGACCATCTGCTATCTAACATCGGCAGGCCGGGCATGCCAGGGGAGGCATCAG ATTCCACCACCAGCGATTCAGTTAAGTCAAAG CTTTCTTCAGGCTCCAAGAAAGACCTGAATGCCAAGGACTTCCTGCCCATGTCCATCATCTCTGCTGTGACCCGCAAACGTAAAAAATGCCTCAGTACCCACCTGCAGGGCAGCAGCGCTGACGAGGACTCAGAGCATGAGCCAGTCAAAGCCAGCAACTATGGGGGAGAAGAAGGAGGTGAAcgggaggagaaagaggatagaggagaggaggaggcagtcAAGGGAGAACATACGATTcctaaaaaagagaaagggaatgaaaaggaaaatggggtgaaagatggagagagcacAGATGGAAAAGATCCATtggtgagagacaaagagactgaAAAGGACGTGGGGAACGGAACAGGcaatggcagaaaaaaaattgaaaggGAGAGCAGGCAGAGAGCGACCTTGCCAGAAAATGCACCACAACTTCATCCGAACAGTTTCCTCTATGCACACCATCAGATCCATGCCACATACCCAAGACCTCCGACTGTGACTAATCCTCCTTCTCATTTGAAGCCTCACAGTCTGGCCAGAGGACGCCCCACAGTCCCTTTCTGGATCTGCCCCACCAGGCTTCCCAACATCTACCAGGCTTCTAGCTTTCACAGGACCCAGCAGCCAGACTGGAACCAGTCAGTGCCAGTCCGCTACAGGAAGTCCAGAGGTGGTAGGACGAGGGCTATGTCCATGAATCTGGACCTTGAGCTGGGCAGGGGTGAGGACAGAGTCAGAGGATGGAGTGcagagagggtggaggtgaTCAGAGTCATTGAGGGAACACCAGATCAGCATGGATGTGTTGGAGTTCATCAGGGATCAGTTGTGGGTCCCGGGTCAATTCAGCAAATAGATATCCTCCCTGGTCTTGCCCAGGAggctccccctctctcctcctcttcctcaggatGGAAAGATCAGAGCTCTTCAGGAACTTCCACTGTGGTACTGAGGAGATCGGCCCTGGACCCACAGGACAAGACAAGAGCGTGGCGGCGCCACACGGTCGTAGTTTAA